From a region of the Falco cherrug isolate bFalChe1 chromosome 9, bFalChe1.pri, whole genome shotgun sequence genome:
- the ACSL5 gene encoding long-chain-fatty-acid--CoA ligase 5, with translation MIWILQVLFSPLPTPALISLIVFGAVIFLWVISRPKPVLPPVDLNKQSIGIEGGARRGALLTDNNLLSYYFEDAKTLYEVFQRGLHASGNGSCLGYRKPNQPYQWLTYRQVLDRAQYLGSGLLQKGCKPSSNQFIGIFAQNRPEWIISEYACYTYSMVAVPLYDTLGPEAIVYIVNKADINIVICDKPEKAQILLENCEQEKTPYLKTIILMDLFDKELKDRGAKVGIEILALQEVEELGRNNIREPVPPKPEDLCIVCFTSGTTGNPKGAMLTHQNVVANAAAFLRSTENTVECTSSDVTMSYLPLAHMFERVVQTVVYSCGAKVGFFQGDIKLLTDDMKTLKPTLFPVVPRLLNRIYDKIQSGAKSPVKRCLLNFAVIMKMAEIKQGIIRNDSIWDKLIFKKVQETMGGRVRIMVTGAAPISPSVLTFLRAALGCQIFEAYGQTECSAGCTFSMPGDWTTGHVGAPLACNIIKLDDVEEMNYYSSNNEGEVCIKGPNVFKGYLKDPEKTAEAIDKDGWLHTGDIGKWLPNGTLKIIDRKKNIFKLAQGEYIAPEKIENVYIRSAPVAQVFVHGESLRSFLIGIVVPDPETLPEFAAKLGVKGSYEDVCKNPAVKKAILEDMVRLGKEAGLKSFEQVKDLYIHTEMFSVENGLLTPTLKAKRTELVKVFQKQIEALYSSTQE, from the exons ATGATCTGGATACTTCAAGTCTTGTTCTCACCGCTCCCAACACCAGCATTGATTAGTCTTATAGTATTTGGAGCTGTCATCTTCCTGTGGGTGATAAGCAGGCCAAAACCTGTTTTGCCTCCTGTTGATTTGAACAAGCAGTCAATAGGAATTGAG GGGGGAGCCAGAAGAGGTGCACTCTTGACAGATAATAACCTGCTTTCTTATTACTTTGAAGATGCTAAAACCTTGTATGAAGTTTTCCAGAGAGGACTGCATGCTTCTG GAAATGGAAGCTGTTTAGGCTAcagaaaacccaaccaacctTATCAGTGGCTGACATATAGACAG GTTTTGGACAGAGCTCAATACCTGGGATCAGGGCTTCTGCAAAAAGGATGCAAACCATCATCAAACCAGTTTATTGGCATTTTTGCTCAGAACAGGCCAGAG tgGATCATTTCAGAGTACGCCTGCTACACTTACTCAATGGTTGCTGTTCCACTGTATGACACTCTGGGGCCAGAGGCCATTGTATATATTGTTAACAAAG CTGACATAAACATAGTGATCTGTGACAAGCCCGAGAAGGCACAGATCTTGCTTGAGAACTGTGAGCAAGAAAAGACCCCATATCTGAAGACTATCATTCTCATGGATCTATTTGATAAAGAGCTCAAGGACAGAGGAGCTAAAGTGGGAATCGAAATTCTAGCACTGCAGGAAGTTGAG GAGCTGGGAAGAAACAACATCAGAGAACCAGTT CCTCCTAAACCTGAAGATCTTTGCATTGTGTGTTTTACCAGTGGAACCACAG GTAACCCTAAAGGAGCCATGCTGACACATCAAAATGTTGTTGCAAACGCTGCTGCCTTCCTTAGAAGCACAGAG AACACAGTTGAGTGTACAAGTTCAGATGTCACCATGTCCTACCTTCCCCTGGCTCACATGTTTGAGAGGGTTGTACAG ACTGTGGTCTACAGCTGTGGAGCAAAAGTAGGCTTCTTCCAAGGAGACATCAAGTTGCTAACAGATGACATGAAAACCTTGAAGCCAACACTATTTCCAGTTGTACCAAGACTGCTCAATAGGATATATGACAAG ATACAAAGTGGTGCAAAGAGCCCAGTGAAACGTTGCCTGTTAAACTTTGCTGTGATTATGAAGAtggctgaaataaaacaggGCATAATTCGAAATGACAGCATATGGGATAAACTAATCTTCAAAAAAGTTCAG GAAACCATGGGTGGAAGAGTGCGTATAATGGTAACAGGCGCAGCCCCTATATCTCCCTCTGTCTTGACATTTCTTAGAGCAGCATTAGGCTGTCAG ATCTTTGAAGCTTATGGCCAGACTGAATGCTCAGCGGGATGCACTTTCTCAATGCCTGGAGACTGGACAACAG gcCATGTTGGAGCCCCTCTGGCTTGCAATATCATAAAACTAGATGATGTGGAAGAAATGAACTACTACTCTTCTAACAATGAAGGCGAG GTCTGCATTAAAGGACCAAATGTGTTCAAGGGTTATCTGAAAGACCCTGAGAAGACAGCAGAAGCAATTGATAAAGATGGCTGGCTCCACACTGGAGACATAGGGAAATGGTTGCCA AATGGAACACTGAAGATCATTGATAGGAAGAAGAATATATTTAAACTTGCACAAGGAGAATACATTGCTCCAGAGAAGATAGAAAATGTCTATATCAGAAGTGCTCCTGTAGCCCAGGTCTTTGTACATGGGGAAAGCCTGAGG tcttttctaaTAGGTATAGTGGTTCCTGATCCCGAGACGCTTCCAGAATTCGCAGCAAAACTGGGAGTAAAAGGTTCCTATGAAGATGTCTGCAAAAATCCA GCAGTGAAGAAAGCTATTTTAGAAGATATGGTCAGACTGGGGAAAGAGGCTGGCCTTAAATCCTTTGAGCAA GTTAAAGACCTGTACATCCACACAGAGATGTTCTCTGTAGAAAATGGACTCTTGACACCAACACTGAAGGCAAAGCGAACAGAGCTTGTTAAAGTATTCCAGAAGCAGATTGAGGCCCTCTATTCAAGCACGCAGGAATAG